GAGTGCGTCAGGGCCTCGAGCGTCTCAGGCTCGCCGGCCGCAGTACTCACCACGTCGTGGCCCTGACCTGTGCTACCCGGGTCCTGGCCACTCGTAACGGTCTTGACGCGCCGCGGTCCGTGGCCCTGGGAACCGTCCATCACCAGTTCGTCCAGATGCTCCACGAGCGCCAGACCCTGTGCCGGGACATGGCCGACGTCGTCATCGACACCACCGCGACGACCCCCGACGAGGCCGCTCAGAAGGTGATGAACGACATCGGCACCGATTTGTCCCGCCACTCGTGATCGGTGCGACACGCCCGTCACGGGGTGAGTGTGGCGCCTCGCGGTAGGATCAGCGCGTCCCAGACGCAATGCAACAGTGAGGAAACCCTCGTGGCCACGACGAACGACCTGAAGAACGGCATGGTGCTCAACCTCGAGGGCCAGCTGTGGCAGGTAGTGGAGTTCCAGCACGTCAAGCCCGGCAAGGGCCCAGCCTTCGTGCGCACCAAGATCAAGAACGTCCTGTCCGGCAAGACCGTTGACAAGACCTTCAACGCCGGCCTCAAGGTTGAGACCGCCACCGTTGACCGGCGTGACATGCAGTACCTCTACAAGGACGGCGACGACTACGTCTTCATGGATGTCAAGTCCTACGAGCAGACCTACGTCCCCTCAGCCACCGTCGGCGACGCCGCCACCTTCATGCTGGAGAACCAGGAGGTCATCGTTGCCTTCCACGAGGACTCGGTGCTGTTCGTCGAGCTGCCGGCCTCCGTGGTCCTGACGATCTCCCACACCGAGCCGGGCCTGCAGGGCGACCGCTCCAGTGCCGGTACCAAGCCCGCCACGGTCGAAACCGGTGCTGAGATCCAGGTCCCGCTGTTCCTCAACACCGGTGACAAGGTCAAGGTCGACACCCGCTCCGGCTCCTACATCTCCCGCGTCAACGACTGATGACCGAGCATCCCGAGGAGGGCTCGCCCCACTCGAGCCCCGCATCGCGCCACCCGGTGACCGCTCGCACCAAGGCGCGCCGGCGTGCCATCGAGATCCTCTTCGAGGCCGATCAGCGCGGGATGCTGAGCGCTGAGGGCGGTGAGGAGCTGCGCTCCTTCGCCCAGCTGCGCGCCGTCAGCTCGGCTAACCACACCGAGGCCCCTGCCTACACCCGAGAGATCCTCAACGGTGTGTGTGACCACATGGACGACGTCGATGAGACGATCCAGACATACGCCCAGGGATGGACCCTGGGGCGAATGCCGGCTGTCGACCGCGCCATTGCGCGAGTCGCCACCTGGGAGATCGTTTACAACGACGAGGTGGATGCACCGGTCGCCGTGGATGAGGCCATGACGCTGAGCCGGATGCTCTCCACTGACGAGTCACCCAGGTACCTCGGAGGACTTCTGGGGCGTATCGGGGACCTCGCCGATACCTTGCGATGAGACGTCTAGCGACGGGCTCACGGCATGGGGAGGATTCCCTATGCCGTGAGCCGCGCCCGTCTGGCACCGGTGGCCTAGGCTGAGGCCGTCCCCTCTGCCAATGCTGGAGTACCCCGTGAGTCAGCTACCTCCCCAGGATCCCAACGACTACCCCTACATCACGGGCATCGGCGCCTCGCAGGACGGGGCAAGTGGCGTCGAGAAGCCTGCAGCAGTGCTGGCCGGCCCCCACGGGGCCGGCTACCCCTGGGCGGCATCGGGAATGGCCTACCCCGCCGGGCCCTATCCCTTCGGAGGCCTCCCGCCGTCATCAGCAGCGCCCGGAGGTCATCCGTGGAACGGACCCATGCCTGTTCCTTACGGCCCCTACCCCCCGATGGGACTGGCCCCGGTACCTGTATTCGCCTGGAACGACCCGGTCGGCACATGCGAGCGCAAGCGTTCCGCGACCCGCAAGGTCTCGCTCGCCAGCGGCATCATCGGGGTCATTACCATGACGATCCAGATGATCATCGTCGTCACCATGTTCCTCGCCATCGGGTACGTGGGGCACCAGAGCCCGTTCGTGCTGTTCGTATCGCTTCTCATCGTCGTCTTCGTCCCGATGGTCGTCGGCCTCGGTTGGATCCTCACCTTCATCCTGGCTCTCGTCGCCTGCGTTCAGGCCCGTTCCCGCATGCCTCAGGTCCAGCCTGATGGATGGGTTCAGGCCAAGAAGCCGACGCTGGCCCTGCTGGTCACGAGCATCGTGGCAGGACTGCCCACCCTCATCATGTACGTGGTATTGAGTGAGGGGCTCTCGGGCGGCGGCACTGCTGAGTTCATTGATGGCTTCCTAGAGCCACTGCTCATGGTCTTCGGACTGACCCAGCTCCTGATCGCGGTGGGTTTCGTCTTTCTTCTCCGTATGAGCAAGGCGCTGGACCCGGCGGTCAGAGTGTCTCAGGCCCCGAGAGCGCAGTCCGCATGACTTCCGGGCGATGAGAACTTGGTGGCCGGCGAGTTACTGCGATGCGCTTTGAGGTTGATCCGTGCGGGGTGCTGAGCGCCGAGCCATGGAGCGAGGGGCTTGCGGCATGGGGTGGACTCCCTATGCCCTGAGCTGTGCCCATCCGACGCCGGTCGCCTAGGCTGAGGGCCACCCACCCCTCTCTGCCGATGCCGGAGTACCCCATGAGCCACCTACCTCCCCAGAATCCCCATGACTACCCCCGGATCGAGGGCGCCGACTACCTGCGGAACACCCCCATGCCGGTTCCTTACGGCCGCTACGCCTCCTCAATGGGGAACCCTCCAATGGGGCAGAATCCTCCTGTTGCTGGCTTCGGCTCGAACGACCCTGTGCTGATGGAGGTTCAGCGCAAGCGCTCCACGACCCGCAAGGTCTCGGTCTCAAGCTGCACCATCGGGCTCATCACCATGCTCATTCAGGTGTTCATCACGACTTTCTTATTCGCCGCTAATATTTTGCCGTTCCTGGGTTTCGCACTCCTTGCCGTTCTTATGATGATCGCCGGCCCATTCGTCGTTGGCCTCGTGTGGGTCGCTACGTTCATCGTCGCTCTCATCGCTTGTATTCGGGCTCATTCCCGCACGCCTCGGGTTCAGCCTGATGGATGGGTCGAGGCCAAGATGCCAACGTCGGCAATGCTGGCCGCGAGTATCGTGGCGGGACTTCCCACCCTCGTCTTTTATGCCACTTTGTACTTGCTGATCCGCCAGGGCATCGATGATGGGTACTCCCACACCACCGTCTTCAATTCAATGCTTCTTGCCTGCGACCTGGTGGAGGCTCTCATCGCGGTGGGCATCTTCTATCTTCTCCGTAGGAGCATGGCATTGGACCCATTGGTGAGAGTGTCTTAGTCGCCAGGAGCTCGAATGCTGAGCGGCTGAGGCACGGATTGAGGGGCTCGTGGCATGGGGCGGGCTCCCTATGTCGTGAGCTGTGCCCATCCGACGCGGATGACCTAGGCTGAGGCCATCCCCTCTACCGATGCTGGAGTAACCCATGCCTATTCCTGACGGTCGCTACATCCCTCCGATGGGGCAGACGCCTGCTCCTGCCTTCGGCTGGAACGACCCGGTCCTGACGATGGTTCAGCGCAAGCGCTCCGCGACCCGCAAGGTCTCGGTCGCCGGCGGCATCATCGGGCTCATCACCATGATCATCCAGATGATCTTTACCACCACCTTTCTCGCCTTGCTCATCACCCACGGGGAGTACGACCTGCCGTTCGGATTCTTTGCCCTTTTCGTTGTGCTCGTCACCCCGTATATCGTTGGTATTGCTTGGGTTGCTACGTTCATCCTTGCTCTCATCGCTTGTATTCGGGCACATTCCCGGACGCCTCAGGTTCAGCCTGATGGATGGGTCGAGGCCAAGATGCCAACGTCGGCTCTGCTGGCCGCGAGTGTCGTGGCGGGACTTCCCATATTCATCATTTGTGTCGTTTGGCCTTTGACGGCCTTGTCTGGCTCCACTCTTGAACCACTGCTTGAACCACTGCTTGTCGTCTGCGACCTGGTGGAGGTTCTGATCGCAGTGGGGCTCGTGTTTTTTCTCCGTATGAATAAGGCGCTGGACCCGGCGGTCAGAGCGTCTCAGGCCCCGGGAACGCAGCCAGCATGATTTGTTCCCGGGCCCGATGAGAACAACGGGCGCTGCATCAACTACTCATCCATGGCCCGCACGACGATGTAGTCAATATCCACCTGGGCCTGCGTGAAGCCCTCGTGCTTGAGTCGTCCCCGGTGGATGCTTCCGCTGTGCGTGGTCAGGCAGATGTGGTACGCAGCGTCGTCACCGAAGCAGGCATCGAACTCCTGCTGCGATGCTGAACGCAAGACCTCATGGTAGGGCTGACCGTCAAAGAGGAAGAGAATGCTCTCGGGGGTCTTCTCCATCCCGTAGGTGTGCCACTGGGTGAGATCGGGCCGCGGTGAGACCCCCAGGTTGCTGCCTTTGCCCCCCGCCTGGCCGTAGTGCACAGTCGACTCGGCGATACCGGTGGCACTGCCGCCGCCGTAGGTCTCCACAACATCGATCTCGCCGCCGTTACCGCCGTCGTCCGCCCGCAACCAGATGCCGGCGAAGAGTCCCTCGGCCGACTGAGGGAAGCGTGCCCGGGTCTCCAAGGAGCCGTAGACGAAGGAGAACAGCCCTTGTGTGGTGACAAATGCCTGGTCGACGTAGCGCAGGGTCGGCTCCTTGTCGAAGCGGTTCTGGAAGCCCTTGAGGGGGGTGGCCCGCTTGCGCCACAGGACGTGCCCGACGCCGTTGCTGACGCTGTGGGTGTCATGGGTGAACACCCCCCAGTCGTAGCTGGCACAGGACTCGGGCTCAGAGCGGTTGTCCCGCCATCGTGACGGGGAGAAGTCCGATCCGTCAGAGAACTGCTCATTGAAGATGACGCTGCTGAAATCGTAGGA
This region of Actinomyces oris genomic DNA includes:
- a CDS encoding shikimate kinase, translating into MSATAPGSLILIGPPGAGCSSVARAIGSARGLPVLDLGQLVADELGTRPELALVAVAETEYRRIEAGTAERLLERAETGGLVVALGSGCLEARGVRQGLERLRLAGRSTHHVVALTCATRVLATRNGLDAPRSVALGTVHHQFVQMLHERQTLCRDMADVVIDTTATTPDEAAQKVMNDIGTDLSRHS
- the efp gene encoding elongation factor P; its protein translation is MATTNDLKNGMVLNLEGQLWQVVEFQHVKPGKGPAFVRTKIKNVLSGKTVDKTFNAGLKVETATVDRRDMQYLYKDGDDYVFMDVKSYEQTYVPSATVGDAATFMLENQEVIVAFHEDSVLFVELPASVVLTISHTEPGLQGDRSSAGTKPATVETGAEIQVPLFLNTGDKVKVDTRSGSYISRVND
- the nusB gene encoding transcription antitermination factor NusB translates to MTEHPEEGSPHSSPASRHPVTARTKARRRAIEILFEADQRGMLSAEGGEELRSFAQLRAVSSANHTEAPAYTREILNGVCDHMDDVDETIQTYAQGWTLGRMPAVDRAIARVATWEIVYNDEVDAPVAVDEAMTLSRMLSTDESPRYLGGLLGRIGDLADTLR
- a CDS encoding glycoside hydrolase family 16 protein, translated to MELPTRRSIITGLGAGAGLAAAGLTSPLPAAAAESSYDFSSVIFNEQFSDGSDFSPSRWRDNRSEPESCASYDWGVFTHDTHSVSNGVGHVLWRKRATPLKGFQNRFDKEPTLRYVDQAFVTTQGLFSFVYGSLETRARFPQSAEGLFAGIWLRADDGGNGGEIDVVETYGGGSATGIAESTVHYGQAGGKGSNLGVSPRPDLTQWHTYGMEKTPESILFLFDGQPYHEVLRSASQQEFDACFGDDAAYHICLTTHSGSIHRGRLKHEGFTQAQVDIDYIVVRAMDE